A window of the Lactuca sativa cultivar Salinas chromosome 5, Lsat_Salinas_v11, whole genome shotgun sequence genome harbors these coding sequences:
- the LOC111885860 gene encoding uncharacterized protein LOC111885860 isoform X2 has product MGFFYLRFHVDKMSSAHVYLRMRKGQTIDDISEGLLEDCVQLVKANSIQGNKVNNIDVVYTPWQNLKKTPSMDVGQVGFHNNKAVRTVRVEKRINEVVNRLNRTKVERKPDLKAEREAVNAAERAERKQQLRDKKRREEMERLEKERQAEVRSYKNLMVADKMTSNKEIASTHKSLQELEEDFM; this is encoded by the exons ATG GGTTTTTTCTACCTCAGGTTCCATGTGGACAAAATGTCTTCTGCCCATGTTTATCTAAGGATGCGTAAAGGTCAAACAATTGATGACATTTCTGAAGGACTTCTTGAAGATTGTGTTCAACTTGTCAAAGCAAATTCCATCCAAG GAAATAAAGTGAACAACATTGATGTTGTTTATACTCCTTGGCAAAACTTAAAGAAGACTCCATCCATGGATGTAGGTCAAGTTGGCTTCCATAACAATAAAGCT gtgCGCACTGTGAGGGTGGAGAAGCGAATAAATGAGGTAGTTAATAGATTGAACAGGACAAAAGTGGAAAGAAAACCTGATCTGAAAG CTGAGCGTGAAGCAGTTAATGCTGCAGAAAGGGCAGAGAGGAAGCAGCAGCTGAGAGACAAA AAAAGGAGAGAGGAGATGGAAAGGCTTGAAAAAGAGAGACAAGCGGAGGTGAGGAGCTACAAAAATCTAATGGTGGCTGACAAAATGACTTCCAATAAAGAGATTGCATCAACCCACAAGTCCTTACAAGAACTCGAAGAGGATTTCATGTAA
- the LOC111885860 gene encoding uncharacterized protein LOC111885860 isoform X1: protein MVFYFKARPEAGDYTIFMGLDKFENEELIKYGFPEDIWFHVDKMSSAHVYLRMRKGQTIDDISEGLLEDCVQLVKANSIQGNKVNNIDVVYTPWQNLKKTPSMDVGQVGFHNNKAVRTVRVEKRINEVVNRLNRTKVERKPDLKAEREAVNAAERAERKQQLRDKKRREEMERLEKERQAEVRSYKNLMVADKMTSNKEIASTHKSLQELEEDFM, encoded by the exons ATGGTGTTCTACTTCAAAGCCCGACCAGAAGCCGGAGACTACACCATCTTCATGGGTCTTGACAAATTCGAGAACGAAGAACTCATCAAATACGGGTTTCCGGAAGATATATG GTTCCATGTGGACAAAATGTCTTCTGCCCATGTTTATCTAAGGATGCGTAAAGGTCAAACAATTGATGACATTTCTGAAGGACTTCTTGAAGATTGTGTTCAACTTGTCAAAGCAAATTCCATCCAAG GAAATAAAGTGAACAACATTGATGTTGTTTATACTCCTTGGCAAAACTTAAAGAAGACTCCATCCATGGATGTAGGTCAAGTTGGCTTCCATAACAATAAAGCT gtgCGCACTGTGAGGGTGGAGAAGCGAATAAATGAGGTAGTTAATAGATTGAACAGGACAAAAGTGGAAAGAAAACCTGATCTGAAAG CTGAGCGTGAAGCAGTTAATGCTGCAGAAAGGGCAGAGAGGAAGCAGCAGCTGAGAGACAAA AAAAGGAGAGAGGAGATGGAAAGGCTTGAAAAAGAGAGACAAGCGGAGGTGAGGAGCTACAAAAATCTAATGGTGGCTGACAAAATGACTTCCAATAAAGAGATTGCATCAACCCACAAGTCCTTACAAGAACTCGAAGAGGATTTCATGTAA
- the LOC111885849 gene encoding uncharacterized protein LOC111885849, which produces MYIAVALDGNHETLLIVVALGTINCDESWVWFMRRLKECLGDNMEVGFISHMSDSIDFAVQRVYPDSHHGYCCKNIAEKIWASTGNNIVVEQLFWKTCKRYNVFDFYGSLNTLQNEVNENDLHWLDNIAIAKWVRAFFPKVRFNVKFIGIPDVVNWIMTNKHELPITTIIQMVHDFMQGVYGQRAAFGINFKWEFYGLLTPYAPKVLQKGFINSDGCRVRHIVGDIYEVSKYLTTESVQLDRDICTCGKWQKCSIPCHHAITSLQRFEIEEIQLMVNYKLTTAVYQNAYQTEMVNPIPNLMHWKISVKSVVVLPP; this is translated from the exons ATGTACATTGCGGTTgctttagatggaaatcatgaaACCCTACTTATAGTAGTTGCTTTGGGAACCATAAACTGTGATGAGTCATGGGTATGGTTCATGAGAAGGTTGAAAGAATGTTTAGGTGACAATATGGAAGTTGGTTTCATAAGCCATATGTCTGACTCTATAGACTTCGCAGTACAGAGAGTATATCCTGATTCACATCATGGTTATTGTTGTAAAAATATAGCTGAGAAAATATGGGCTTCCACCGGAAACAATATAGTTGTGGAGCAGTTGTTCTGGAAGACATGCAAAAGGTATAATGTGTTTGATTTTTATGGGAGTTTGAACACCTTACAAAATGAGGTGAATGAGAATGATCTTCACTGGCTTGACAATATTGCCATTGCAAAATGGGTACGGGCATTTTTCCCTAAAGTACGTTTCAATGTGAAATTCATTGGCATTCCCGATGTCGTCAATTGGATAATGACAAACAAGCATGAGTTACCAATAACAACAATCATTCAAATGGTCCATGACTTCATGCAAGGAGTGTATGGTCAACGTGCTGCATTCGGAA TTAATTTCAAATGGGAATTTTATGGTCTTCTGACCCCTTATGCACCTAAGGTGCTTCAAAAAGGATTTATCAACTCCGATGGTTGTAGGGTTAGGCATATTGTTGGCGACATATATGAAGTGAGTAAGTATTTAACCACCGAATCCGTGCAATTAGATCGTGACATTTGTACTTGCGGGAAATGGCAAAAGTGTAGCATACCTTGTCATCACGCTATAACATCACTACAAAGGTTTGAAATTGAAGAAATCCAACTTATGGTAAATTATAAGTTAACTACTGCGGTGTATCAAAATGCTTATCAAACTGAGATGGTGAATCCTATTCCAAACCTTATGCATTGGAAAATATCAGTTAAAAGTGTTGTTGTCTTACCTCCATGA